A region of the Candidatus Afararchaeum irisae genome:
CGAGGTCTACGAGAGACAGCCCGAGAGACGGCGGGTAGAGGTCGAGACGGAGAACACGACGACAGACGTCTTCGTGAGATCGGTAGGTATAGACGAGGAGAAAGCAGACTCGGTAGTAAGGATGTTGACGACACACGGGAAGAGACCCGAGCCTGTCAGGATAGGACGTCTCGTGGCGCGCGCAGCCGACGCCTGGGAAGGAACGGACGGAGACGGGGAGACGGAGGATACATGACATGAGCCACGAGTACACTGTCGAGAACTGTGAGAGATGTGACGCACTCGTCGAGTCACGTTCACGTATAGTCGACGGCGTCGGAGCCGGAGAGTCGGGAGTCGTCTTCGTGGGTGAGGCTCCGGGTGAGCAGGAGGACGAGGAGGGCGAGCCCTTCGTAGGCAGGAGCGGCGAGATACTCACCCGGAAGCTCGAAGATCTGGGGGTCGAACGCGACGAGGTACGTATAACCAACACCGTGAGATGCAGACCACCCGACAACCGCGACCCGTATAAGTCGGAGATCGAGAACTGTTCGGAGTACCTCGACGACGAGATACGGTTCTACGACCCCGACGTGATCTGTAGCCTCGGACGTGTCCCTACTTCGAGACTCGTCGGCGAGAACGTGACTATGAGAGACGTGATAGGATCGTCCATGGAGACAGAGATCGGCGACGAGACCTACACGCTCGTGCCGTGTTACCACCCCGCGGCTATGCTCTACGACTCGTCAAAGGAAGAAGACATAGACGAGACTCTCGAAGTCGTCTTCTCTCTCGCTCAGACTAATTAATTTAGATTTGTGGAAGCTCGCAAATCTG
Encoded here:
- a CDS encoding uracil-DNA glycosylase — its product is MSHEYTVENCERCDALVESRSRIVDGVGAGESGVVFVGEAPGEQEDEEGEPFVGRSGEILTRKLEDLGVERDEVRITNTVRCRPPDNRDPYKSEIENCSEYLDDEIRFYDPDVICSLGRVPTSRLVGENVTMRDVIGSSMETEIGDETYTLVPCYHPAAMLYDSSKEEDIDETLEVVFSLAQTN